In the Arthrobacter sp. 31Y genome, one interval contains:
- a CDS encoding aminotransferase class I/II-fold pyridoxal phosphate-dependent enzyme — MADMASAGSSPSLNLSAVTTEDARPAPWQRAATGANLLSPEGNLGVTIFEEMTTLALSTGAINLGQGFPDEDGPAEIKAAARSAIAAGANQYAPGKGLPALREAIASHQQRFYGLTPDPNTEILVTTGATEAIAATLLAFIQPGDEVLTFEPFYDSYGAIIGMAGGKHVTAPLLAPDFLPDLEVLESSFSSRTKIVLLNNPHNPTGAVFPEPVLARIVELAAKYGAIIVSDEVYEHLTFGVAHIPITSLPGADQRTITISSAGKTFSFTGWKIGWLTGPEHLVAAVRTVKQFLTYSSGTPFQSAIALGLGLADEFYTGIAATLGHKRDILAEGLRAAGFGVYNPSGTYFINVDTAPLGILDSVDLARRLPGLVGVAAIPVPVFCHPEGAERTRSLLRFAFCKKTDVLEEAAERLATLKDRL; from the coding sequence ATGGCTGACATGGCATCCGCAGGCAGCAGCCCCTCCCTGAATTTGAGCGCAGTCACCACCGAAGACGCCCGGCCGGCACCGTGGCAGCGGGCCGCCACAGGAGCCAATTTGCTCTCCCCCGAGGGAAATCTGGGAGTAACAATCTTCGAGGAAATGACCACCTTGGCGTTGTCCACCGGTGCCATCAACCTCGGCCAGGGGTTTCCGGATGAAGACGGCCCGGCAGAGATCAAGGCAGCGGCTCGGTCCGCAATCGCGGCAGGCGCCAACCAATACGCTCCCGGCAAAGGCCTGCCCGCGCTTCGGGAAGCCATTGCCTCACACCAACAACGCTTCTACGGGCTGACCCCGGATCCCAACACCGAGATCCTTGTCACAACGGGTGCAACGGAGGCCATCGCAGCCACCCTCCTGGCCTTCATCCAACCCGGCGACGAAGTCCTGACCTTCGAACCCTTCTACGACTCTTACGGTGCCATCATCGGCATGGCCGGTGGCAAGCACGTCACGGCTCCCCTACTTGCCCCGGACTTCCTTCCCGACCTCGAGGTTTTAGAAAGCTCGTTCAGCAGCCGGACCAAAATTGTCCTTCTGAACAATCCTCACAACCCCACAGGCGCAGTGTTCCCGGAGCCCGTCCTGGCCAGGATTGTGGAATTGGCGGCAAAGTACGGCGCCATCATTGTCAGCGACGAAGTTTACGAGCACCTCACCTTCGGAGTAGCGCATATCCCGATCACGTCACTGCCCGGCGCCGACCAACGCACCATCACCATTTCCTCTGCCGGTAAAACCTTCTCCTTCACCGGCTGGAAGATCGGCTGGCTCACCGGACCGGAACACCTGGTAGCTGCCGTGCGCACTGTCAAGCAGTTCCTGACCTACAGCTCGGGCACCCCCTTCCAGAGCGCCATTGCCCTGGGCCTGGGCCTTGCCGATGAGTTCTATACAGGCATCGCCGCTACCCTCGGCCACAAACGCGACATCCTCGCCGAGGGTCTGCGCGCTGCCGGATTCGGCGTGTACAACCCGAGCGGCACCTACTTCATCAACGTCGACACAGCACCCCTGGGCATCCTCGACTCGGTTGACCTTGCCAGGCGCTTGCCGGGGCTCGTTGGCGTGGCAGCAATCCCGGTTCCGGTGTTTTGCCATCCGGAAGGAGCGGAGCGCACACGCAGCCTGCTCAGATTCGCCTTCTGCAAGAAGACCGACGTCCTGGAAGAAGCCGCCGAACGCCTGGCCACCCTGAAGGACAGGCTCTGA
- the rpmF gene encoding 50S ribosomal protein L32, whose product MAVPKRKMSRANTRARRAQWKATAPNLVKTIENGQVTYSLPHQAKVVTDSAGTALFLEYKGRKVADA is encoded by the coding sequence GTGGCTGTTCCCAAGCGGAAAATGTCTCGCGCAAATACACGCGCCCGCCGTGCCCAGTGGAAGGCAACTGCCCCCAACTTGGTCAAGACCATCGAAAACGGTCAGGTTACCTACAGCCTGCCGCACCAGGCAAAGGTCGTTACTGACTCTGCCGGTACCGCGCTGTTCCTTGAATACAAGGGCCGCAAGGTCGCAGACGCCTAA
- a CDS encoding YceD family protein: MALVVKDLGRSPGTMRTLNEHVPAPSDLGVALIGVKEGSDIELDLRLEAVHEGILVSGTVVVEVTGECGRCLDPLAYDLEVNVQELFFYEGVELSGEEDDEEQRRVEYDLIDLEPVLRDAVVTMLPFQPVCREDCQGLCSECGARLEDEPGHHHEVIDPRWAALADLAKTDRQTD, from the coding sequence TTGGCGCTGGTAGTCAAGGACCTTGGACGTAGTCCAGGGACCATGCGGACACTCAACGAGCATGTACCTGCACCAAGTGACCTTGGTGTGGCGCTCATTGGCGTAAAGGAAGGCTCGGATATCGAGCTGGATCTTCGTCTTGAGGCCGTACACGAAGGAATTCTGGTATCCGGAACCGTCGTCGTCGAAGTAACCGGCGAATGCGGTCGATGCCTGGATCCCCTTGCGTATGACCTTGAGGTCAATGTGCAAGAACTTTTCTTCTATGAAGGCGTTGAGCTTTCAGGCGAAGAAGACGATGAAGAGCAACGTCGAGTCGAGTACGATCTGATCGATCTTGAGCCGGTGTTGCGGGACGCAGTTGTCACTATGCTGCCGTTCCAGCCGGTGTGCCGGGAAGACTGCCAGGGCCTGTGTTCCGAATGCGGAGCGCGCCTGGAAGACGAGCCGGGGCACCACCACGAGGTCATTGACCCTCGCTGGGCTGCCCTAGCTGATCTGGCTAAGACTGACCGGCAAACCGATTAG
- the rsmD gene encoding 16S rRNA (guanine(966)-N(2))-methyltransferase RsmD, whose product MSRIIAGVGGGNPLTSVPGTATRPTTDRVKEALFSRLESFDVLDDARVLDLYAGSGALGIESASRGARNVDLVEFDAKASDVCQRNADLVNQLLGGKRVSVHRSKVESFLERASDADMWDLVFLDPPYPLDEPALSAVLAKLAPHVDAGAVVVVERSSRSPEPAWPGALECFADKKYGETKLWFAEPA is encoded by the coding sequence GTGAGCCGGATCATCGCCGGAGTTGGTGGTGGAAACCCGCTGACCAGCGTCCCCGGAACGGCCACGCGCCCAACCACGGACAGGGTCAAAGAGGCATTGTTTTCCCGTTTGGAATCCTTTGACGTCCTTGACGACGCCAGGGTCCTGGACCTCTACGCAGGTTCTGGAGCCCTGGGAATCGAAAGTGCCAGCCGGGGCGCCCGGAACGTGGACCTGGTGGAGTTCGATGCCAAGGCAAGCGATGTCTGCCAGCGCAATGCGGACTTGGTAAACCAGCTGCTGGGAGGCAAGAGAGTCTCCGTTCACCGTTCCAAGGTGGAGTCATTCCTGGAGCGTGCAAGCGACGCCGACATGTGGGACTTGGTCTTCCTTGATCCGCCGTACCCCTTGGATGAGCCGGCGTTGAGTGCTGTGCTCGCAAAGTTGGCGCCTCATGTGGACGCCGGAGCCGTCGTGGTGGTGGAACGGAGTTCGAGGAGCCCGGAACCGGCATGGCCTGGGGCTTTGGAGTGTTTTGCTGACAAGAAGTATGGCGAGACCAAACTGTGGTTCGCTGAACCGGCGTAA
- the mutM gene encoding bifunctional DNA-formamidopyrimidine glycosylase/DNA-(apurinic or apyrimidinic site) lyase, protein MPELPEVEVVRRGLARWVRGRTITGVDVLDPRSIRRHTLGTEDFIGNLEDATVLDVVRRGKFLWMPLAMPGLPDPEPGIKQEDLPKVALMAHLGMSGQLLMQDPDVADEKHLKVRIRLSAADHMPEQLRFVDQRIFGGLFVTSLVPTVDGGPGGLGETPLPEIAEEASHIARDPLDPYFSFDAFYRKVKGRKTGLKRALLDQSVISGIGNIYADEALWRARLHYARATDTLRRADAERLVEAAQDVMNAALDAGGTSFDSLYVNVNGDSGYFARSLNAYGRAGELCGRCEARGLRSIIKREQFMNRSSYTCPVCQPRPRNGRW, encoded by the coding sequence ATGCCTGAACTTCCCGAAGTAGAGGTAGTCCGCCGCGGCCTGGCCCGTTGGGTTCGTGGCCGAACCATCACCGGCGTCGACGTCCTGGATCCACGGTCCATCCGCCGGCACACCCTTGGTACCGAGGACTTCATCGGTAACCTTGAGGACGCCACCGTGCTGGACGTTGTGCGCCGGGGGAAGTTCCTCTGGATGCCCCTCGCCATGCCGGGGTTGCCAGATCCTGAACCCGGAATCAAGCAGGAAGACCTCCCGAAAGTGGCGCTGATGGCGCATCTGGGAATGAGCGGCCAGCTCCTTATGCAGGACCCCGACGTTGCGGATGAAAAGCACCTCAAAGTCAGAATCAGGCTCAGTGCCGCTGACCATATGCCTGAACAACTGCGGTTCGTTGACCAGAGAATATTCGGCGGCCTGTTCGTGACGTCCCTGGTGCCAACAGTCGACGGCGGACCTGGCGGCCTGGGCGAGACGCCGCTGCCGGAGATCGCCGAGGAGGCCTCCCACATTGCCAGGGATCCGCTGGACCCCTATTTCTCGTTCGACGCATTTTATCGGAAAGTCAAAGGCCGGAAGACAGGCCTGAAGCGTGCGCTGCTGGATCAATCGGTAATTTCCGGCATCGGCAACATTTATGCGGACGAAGCCCTGTGGCGCGCCCGTCTCCACTACGCCAGGGCAACAGACACACTTCGCAGGGCGGATGCGGAACGGCTGGTTGAGGCTGCGCAGGATGTCATGAACGCCGCCCTTGACGCCGGGGGCACAAGTTTCGACTCCCTGTATGTCAACGTCAATGGCGATTCCGGGTATTTTGCCCGCTCCCTCAATGCCTACGGACGTGCTGGTGAACTGTGCGGACGCTGCGAAGCAAGAGGCCTGCGGAGCATCATAAAACGGGAACAATTCATGAACCGTTCTTCCTATACCTGCCCGGTGTGCCAACCGCGGCCGCGGAATGGACGTTGGTAG
- the coaD gene encoding pantetheine-phosphate adenylyltransferase, protein MRRAVCPGSFDPIHNGHLEVIARAAGLFDEVIVAVSTNYAKKYRFSLEDRMEMARETLASLRGIIVEPMGEGLLAEYCRHRGVSAIVKGLRSSSDFDYELPMATMNRQLTGVETVFLPAEAHYLHLSSTLIKEINVLGGDISDFVPKSVLKRLLAGEPPTEHPRKG, encoded by the coding sequence ATGAGACGCGCGGTTTGCCCTGGATCCTTTGACCCCATCCACAACGGACACCTCGAAGTCATCGCCCGGGCCGCCGGGCTGTTCGACGAAGTCATTGTGGCCGTGTCCACAAATTACGCCAAGAAGTACAGGTTCAGCCTTGAGGACCGCATGGAGATGGCCCGTGAAACGCTGGCCTCCTTACGGGGCATCATTGTTGAGCCCATGGGCGAGGGGCTGTTGGCTGAGTATTGCCGCCACCGGGGCGTTTCAGCCATAGTCAAGGGCTTGCGTTCTTCCTCGGATTTCGATTACGAGCTGCCCATGGCCACCATGAACCGCCAGCTGACAGGTGTCGAAACGGTCTTCCTGCCTGCAGAAGCGCACTACCTGCACCTTTCCTCCACCTTGATCAAAGAGATCAACGTCCTTGGTGGGGATATCTCCGATTTCGTCCCCAAATCAGTGCTGAAAAGGCTTCTTGCTGGCGAGCCGCCAACGGAACATCCCCGTAAGGGGTAG
- the rnc gene encoding ribonuclease III produces the protein MSSTEELLKRLGVSIDTETLRLALTHRSYAYENGGIPTNERLEFLGDSILGFSVTDSLYRENPSLPEGELAKRRSAVVSTRALAGIGREIGVGEFIYLGQGEKLTDGKNKASILADTMEALIGATYLSNDIETARQLVMRLVGPLLKDAGALGAGTDWKTSIQELTASRQLGAIHYAVEGSGPDHARTFEAVLNIGGTPFGRGSGHSKKEAEQEAAADAWRALTALDATNAGPATS, from the coding sequence ATGTCTTCAACTGAAGAGCTTCTGAAGCGTCTCGGTGTCTCGATTGACACCGAGACGCTTCGTCTTGCTCTGACACATCGCTCATATGCGTATGAGAACGGCGGGATTCCCACCAACGAGCGCCTCGAGTTCCTCGGCGACTCCATCCTGGGATTCTCCGTCACCGATTCTCTTTACCGTGAGAACCCCTCGCTGCCCGAAGGCGAGCTTGCCAAGCGACGTTCCGCCGTCGTCAGTACGCGTGCCTTGGCCGGAATTGGCCGGGAGATCGGCGTTGGTGAGTTCATTTACCTCGGGCAAGGCGAGAAACTGACCGACGGCAAGAACAAAGCCTCGATCCTGGCTGACACCATGGAGGCGCTGATCGGCGCCACGTATCTCTCGAACGATATCGAGACAGCACGTCAACTGGTCATGCGCCTGGTGGGCCCGCTCCTGAAGGATGCCGGTGCACTTGGAGCTGGAACTGACTGGAAAACGAGCATCCAGGAGCTAACGGCGAGCCGGCAACTTGGAGCCATCCACTATGCCGTTGAAGGCTCGGGGCCGGATCACGCACGGACGTTCGAGGCAGTGCTCAATATTGGCGGAACGCCGTTCGGCCGCGGCTCGGGTCATTCCAAGAAGGAAGCGGAACAGGAAGCTGCCGCTGATGCCTGGCGTGCGCTGACTGCCCTGGACGCCACCAACGCTGGTCCTGCTACCTCATAA
- a CDS encoding MFS transporter — protein sequence MPFRLSPVILWLGVVSMVTDVSSESVTAILPLYVTGFLGLSTIAFGFIDGINQGASAIVRIAAGWAADRSGHPKRIALAGYGLSMLARIGFLFAGGFWAITAIVTGDRIGKGIRTAPRDALISVSAQPEHLARSFGVHRMLDNIGAAAGPLIAFFVLLMIPNGFSTVFVVSLAFAVIGVAVLALVVPDIKARGLQGVEDREGRRLFAFSWSHLKEPGLGKLLIAAGLLGLVTIGDGFIYLVLQARDSFAVQWFPLLFVGTNVVFLSFAIPLGRLADRVGKIPVFVGGHLALLATYFLAAAPFGGLWATIGCLILLGAFYAATDGVLAALASQLTPPGKLATGIASAQTVVALTRMVASAGFGVLWYAVGAPTAMVVAGGLLASAVVAVAFILRGARVAPAAVTSDSDNAGNGA from the coding sequence GTGCCGTTCCGTTTGTCTCCGGTCATTCTGTGGTTGGGCGTTGTGAGTATGGTGACCGATGTTTCCTCTGAGTCGGTCACGGCGATCCTGCCCTTATATGTGACCGGTTTCCTGGGCCTGTCCACCATTGCGTTCGGCTTCATCGACGGCATCAACCAAGGGGCCAGCGCGATCGTCAGGATCGCTGCCGGCTGGGCTGCCGACCGCAGCGGCCACCCCAAACGGATAGCTTTGGCCGGTTACGGTTTATCAATGCTCGCCAGGATAGGTTTCCTCTTTGCCGGCGGGTTTTGGGCCATCACGGCGATAGTCACCGGCGACAGAATCGGCAAAGGCATCCGCACGGCTCCGCGGGACGCCCTCATCTCGGTGTCTGCACAGCCTGAACATCTGGCCCGCTCTTTTGGCGTGCACAGGATGCTGGACAACATTGGTGCTGCAGCCGGGCCGTTGATTGCCTTCTTCGTGTTGCTGATGATCCCCAACGGTTTCAGTACGGTGTTTGTGGTGTCTCTGGCCTTCGCGGTCATTGGTGTCGCCGTCCTCGCCTTGGTGGTGCCGGACATTAAGGCACGTGGCCTCCAGGGCGTGGAGGACCGCGAGGGCCGGCGGCTCTTCGCTTTTTCCTGGAGCCACCTGAAGGAACCGGGATTGGGCAAGCTGCTGATTGCCGCGGGACTTCTGGGCTTGGTGACTATTGGCGATGGCTTCATCTACCTGGTGCTCCAGGCACGGGATTCTTTCGCTGTGCAGTGGTTTCCGCTGTTGTTCGTTGGCACCAACGTGGTGTTCTTGTCGTTCGCCATTCCGCTGGGCCGGTTGGCGGACCGGGTGGGGAAAATCCCAGTGTTCGTGGGTGGGCACCTTGCACTGCTGGCAACCTACTTCCTCGCAGCGGCGCCGTTCGGAGGCCTTTGGGCAACCATCGGCTGCCTGATCCTTCTGGGAGCGTTCTACGCAGCCACTGACGGCGTCCTGGCCGCGTTGGCCAGCCAACTGACACCGCCGGGGAAACTTGCCACGGGCATCGCTTCCGCACAGACGGTCGTCGCGCTCACCAGGATGGTTGCATCGGCTGGGTTTGGTGTCCTGTGGTACGCAGTCGGTGCACCAACGGCCATGGTGGTGGCGGGCGGATTGCTGGCTAGCGCTGTTGTGGCTGTCGCGTTCATCCTTCGAGGCGCCCGGGTTGCCCCGGCAGCGGTCACGAGTGACTCGGATAACGCGGGTAATGGCGCATGA
- a CDS encoding spermidine synthase, protein MNLANPSDIFYEYLRRIGHVVDLAAEPGKRIKALHLGAGALTLARYIQATRPGSEQYAVELERELLDFVLQKLPMPDGTALTTHIGDARDSLAELPAQVMFDVIILDIFSGPEAPSHIACREFYEEAEARLRPDGVLIVNVGDEPALTLVRSQVAALRHAMPDVAAFAETGMFAGRYPGNIVVVGTRKPWSPDWTAQLLARGPHPATVLTGVELDRITA, encoded by the coding sequence GTGAACCTGGCCAATCCCTCGGACATCTTCTACGAATACCTGCGCAGGATCGGGCATGTGGTGGACTTGGCGGCCGAGCCCGGAAAACGCATCAAGGCTCTCCACCTTGGCGCCGGCGCGCTCACCCTGGCGCGCTACATCCAAGCCACCCGCCCCGGCTCCGAACAGTATGCGGTTGAGCTTGAACGCGAACTTCTGGACTTCGTCCTTCAGAAGCTGCCTATGCCCGACGGCACTGCATTGACCACTCACATCGGCGACGCCCGCGACTCGTTGGCTGAACTTCCCGCCCAGGTGATGTTCGACGTCATAATCCTGGACATTTTCTCCGGACCCGAGGCCCCTTCCCATATCGCCTGCCGCGAGTTCTACGAAGAAGCAGAGGCGCGGCTGCGGCCCGACGGCGTGTTGATCGTCAACGTGGGCGACGAACCTGCGCTCACGCTGGTACGCAGCCAAGTGGCCGCACTCCGCCATGCCATGCCGGACGTCGCAGCCTTCGCCGAAACAGGAATGTTCGCAGGCCGCTACCCTGGCAACATCGTTGTGGTGGGCACCCGCAAGCCGTGGTCTCCGGATTGGACAGCGCAGTTACTAGCCCGCGGCCCCCACCCCGCCACGGTGCTCACAGGCGTTGAGCTGGACCGGATCACGGCCTAG